One Sanguibacter keddieii DSM 10542 genomic window carries:
- a CDS encoding ThuA domain-containing protein, translating into MTSVPHVLVLSGHGRYQDPWHDGAATSHRIAEVLTAPRLDGTDDLAGPAYQVTVRGSFPGALDDLDPTTDDVDLLVVNTGSGRADPGFDGDDERWAGFHERLRAWADAGRPVLAVHQAANSFADSPAWERVLGGRWVDGTSMHPPIDEATFTLTGAGHPLTGELREATSGTVTAFDERYSYLTVAESSTVLVTTVHDGIDHPVVWVSGAEGVRCVYDALGHDVRSYDSPSRQALLRTEVAWLLAGA; encoded by the coding sequence GTGACGTCCGTGCCCCACGTCCTGGTGCTGTCCGGTCACGGCCGGTACCAGGACCCCTGGCACGACGGCGCCGCCACGTCGCACCGCATCGCCGAGGTCCTCACGGCGCCACGGCTCGACGGCACCGACGACCTCGCCGGGCCCGCGTACCAGGTGACGGTGCGCGGGTCCTTCCCCGGGGCGCTCGACGACCTCGACCCGACGACCGACGACGTCGACCTGCTGGTCGTCAACACCGGGTCCGGGCGCGCCGACCCCGGGTTCGACGGGGATGACGAGCGCTGGGCCGGGTTCCACGAGCGCCTGCGCGCGTGGGCCGACGCCGGGCGGCCGGTGCTCGCCGTGCACCAGGCGGCCAACAGCTTCGCGGACTCACCCGCCTGGGAGCGGGTCCTCGGCGGGCGCTGGGTCGACGGCACGTCGATGCACCCGCCGATCGACGAGGCGACCTTCACGCTCACCGGTGCGGGCCACCCGCTCACCGGCGAGCTGCGCGAGGCCACCTCGGGGACCGTCACGGCCTTCGACGAGCGCTACAGCTACCTCACAGTCGCCGAGAGCTCGACGGTCCTGGTCACCACGGTGCACGACGGCATCGACCACCCGGTCGTGTGGGTCTCGGGGGCCGAGGGCGTCCGCTGCGTCTACGACGCGCTCGGTCACGACGTGCGGTCCTACGACTCCCCGTCGCGCCAGGCGCTGCTCCGCACCGAGGTCGCCTGGCTCCTCGCCGGAGCCTGA
- a CDS encoding acetamidase/formamidase family protein, which yields MPQIDPREAATVLARGLGRRDFLRAAAAVGAGGAVAGALAACAPGSSASTPRPTTTPAQRGILQPGAGDVTGDHYLGSTPDDVLWGYVPTVHSSPVARMRSGQTITIDAVSHEGILEDQGRDPVSYFAQHGIASSDVLEDAISIAAEYDRTPRDFVTDGPHVVTGPVHVDGAEPGDVLKIETLEAIPRVPYGVVSSRHGKGALALTADGTPPAGITLDEVMPPVATDGRESDDPESFGNISTFTAVDGDDGVMTFGSGDSAGTVRFPLRPFMGMMGVAFSQDTDPTAPSANSIPPTLGGGNIDIRQLGVGSTFYLPVAADGALFYVGDPHMAMGDGEVALTAMEGSLRGTFRLTVCKPGSGDAPSVAYGYPFAETDDAWIPIGLSDPDGAVDGQVSDLDVAMRRAVVNALDFLEHDRGMDRATAYAYLSAAADFTVTQVVDRTVGVHGLISKSHFG from the coding sequence ATGCCTCAGATCGACCCCCGAGAAGCCGCGACGGTCCTGGCCCGAGGCCTCGGACGGCGGGACTTCCTGCGCGCGGCCGCCGCCGTCGGTGCGGGCGGTGCCGTGGCCGGTGCTCTCGCCGCGTGCGCCCCCGGCTCGTCGGCGTCCACGCCCCGCCCCACCACGACCCCGGCGCAGCGCGGGATCCTGCAGCCCGGCGCGGGCGACGTCACCGGGGACCACTACCTCGGCTCGACGCCCGACGACGTGCTGTGGGGCTACGTCCCGACCGTGCACTCCTCGCCCGTGGCCCGGATGCGGTCCGGGCAGACCATCACCATCGACGCCGTCTCGCACGAGGGGATCCTCGAGGACCAGGGCCGCGACCCGGTGAGCTACTTCGCCCAGCACGGCATCGCGTCGTCGGACGTGCTCGAGGACGCGATCTCGATCGCCGCCGAGTACGACCGCACCCCGCGCGACTTCGTCACCGACGGCCCGCACGTGGTCACTGGCCCGGTGCACGTCGACGGGGCCGAGCCGGGCGACGTCCTCAAGATCGAGACGCTCGAGGCGATCCCGCGCGTCCCCTACGGCGTCGTGTCGAGCCGGCACGGCAAGGGCGCGCTCGCGCTCACCGCAGACGGCACCCCGCCGGCGGGCATCACCCTCGACGAGGTCATGCCGCCCGTCGCGACCGACGGTCGTGAGTCCGACGACCCCGAGTCCTTCGGCAACATCTCGACCTTCACCGCGGTCGACGGCGACGACGGCGTCATGACCTTCGGGTCGGGCGACAGTGCCGGGACGGTCCGGTTCCCGCTCCGGCCGTTCATGGGGATGATGGGCGTCGCCTTCTCCCAGGACACCGACCCCACGGCACCGAGCGCCAACTCGATCCCGCCCACCCTCGGCGGCGGCAACATCGACATCCGCCAGCTCGGCGTGGGCTCCACCTTCTACCTGCCGGTCGCGGCCGACGGCGCGCTGTTCTACGTGGGCGACCCGCACATGGCGATGGGCGACGGCGAGGTCGCGCTCACCGCGATGGAGGGCTCGCTGCGCGGCACCTTCCGGCTCACGGTCTGCAAGCCCGGGTCCGGTGACGCACCCTCGGTCGCCTACGGCTACCCCTTCGCGGAGACCGACGACGCGTGGATCCCGATCGGGCTGTCCGACCCGGACGGGGCGGTCGACGGGCAGGTGAGCGACCTCGACGTCGCCATGCGCCGCGCGGTGGTCAACGCCCTCGACTTCCTCGAGCACGACCGCGGCATGGACCGGGCGACCGCCTACGCCTACCTGTCCGCAGCCGCCGACTTCACGGTCACGCAGGTGGTCGACCGCACCGTCGGCGTCCACGGCCTCATCTCGAAGTCCCACTTCGGGTAG
- a CDS encoding ROK family protein, with protein sequence MIATPAAGQHSLREQNIALVARAVVDAGGTPSRSDVATATGLTRATVSSLVDRLIEAHIVTELPPVASRRAGRPAVPLVPARGTLVGVGLEVNVGHLAGVVLDLAGDTLATETLHGDFHGSDPAATLALLGDLTGRLLATARATHPGLRVAGVQVALPGLVEPGTSTLRVAPNLGWAELSVDTSAVAAHTGDAPITLGNEANLAALAQVPWQGRHDDVPDSFLYVSADVGIGAAIVLDRELFVGGRGWSGELGHVVVDPAGPRCPCGATGCLEQYAGTDAVLRAAGLPRGSDVAELVAPAAGHDAAGDLAPTASAALDRAGHALGATLADFVNLIDVPAIVLGGAYSELADHLAPLVHAELATRVLSAPWSTFSVVRAPVAGAAATIGGARQVLRRVIDDPSAWLG encoded by the coding sequence ATGATCGCCACCCCGGCCGCAGGGCAGCACTCGCTGCGCGAGCAGAACATCGCGCTCGTCGCCCGGGCCGTCGTCGACGCCGGGGGCACGCCGTCGCGGTCCGACGTCGCGACCGCCACGGGTCTGACCCGGGCCACGGTGTCCTCCCTCGTCGACCGCCTCATCGAGGCGCACATCGTCACCGAGCTCCCACCCGTCGCGTCACGCCGAGCCGGCCGGCCGGCCGTCCCCCTGGTCCCCGCCCGCGGGACGCTGGTGGGCGTCGGGCTCGAGGTCAACGTCGGGCACCTCGCCGGGGTCGTCCTCGACCTGGCCGGCGACACGCTCGCGACCGAGACGCTGCACGGCGACTTCCACGGCAGCGACCCCGCCGCCACGCTCGCGCTGCTCGGGGACCTCACCGGGCGCCTGCTCGCGACAGCCCGCGCCACGCACCCGGGCCTGCGGGTCGCCGGCGTGCAGGTCGCCCTCCCCGGCCTCGTCGAGCCCGGGACGTCGACGCTGCGCGTCGCACCGAACCTCGGCTGGGCAGAGCTCTCCGTCGACACCTCCGCCGTCGCCGCCCACACCGGCGACGCCCCGATCACGCTCGGCAACGAGGCGAACCTCGCCGCCCTCGCCCAGGTCCCCTGGCAGGGCCGGCACGACGACGTCCCCGACTCGTTCCTCTACGTCTCGGCCGACGTGGGCATCGGCGCCGCGATCGTCCTCGACCGCGAGCTGTTCGTCGGAGGTCGCGGCTGGAGCGGCGAGCTCGGGCACGTGGTCGTCGACCCCGCGGGCCCGCGGTGCCCCTGCGGGGCTACCGGGTGCCTCGAGCAGTACGCCGGGACCGACGCAGTGCTCCGCGCGGCCGGGCTGCCGCGGGGGTCCGATGTCGCCGAGCTCGTGGCCCCGGCCGCAGGTCATGACGCGGCAGGAGACCTCGCACCCACCGCGAGCGCAGCCCTCGACCGCGCCGGTCACGCCCTCGGCGCGACGCTCGCCGACTTCGTCAACCTCATCGACGTCCCCGCGATCGTCCTCGGCGGCGCCTACTCCGAGCTCGCCGACCACCTCGCGCCCCTCGTCCACGCCGAGCTCGCCACCCGCGTGCTGTCCGCGCCGTGGTCCACCTTCAGCGTCGTCCGCGCCCCCGTCGCCGGGGCCGCCGCGACCATCGGCGGTGCGCGTCAGGTGCTCCGCCGGGTGATCGACGACCCGAGCGCCTGGCTGGGCTGA
- the xylA gene encoding xylose isomerase → MAHASGINYSFGLWTVGWNAQDQFGSASRPHLDPARAVRKLAELGAWGFTFHDDDVVPFGSDDATRDRLLGEVKTAAEESGMTIEMVTTNLFGHPVFKDGGFTSNDRSVRRFALRKVLRNIDLTAELGAKTFVMWGGREGSEYDGAKDLHAALERYREGIDLVAGYIKEKGYDMRIALEPKPNEPRGDIFLPTIGHALGFIAQLEHGDIVGLNPETGHEQMAGLNYTHGLAQALWSDKLFHIDLNGQRSIKFDQDLVFGHGDLLSAFFTVDLVENGFPGSPDAPRYTGPRHFDYKPSRTEVEAGVWDSASANMEMYEMLAKKSAAYRADPEVQEAFTTAGIFELATPTLNPGETVDELLADRSAFEDFDPEAAAERDFGFVRLNQLALRHLIG, encoded by the coding sequence ATGGCGCACGCATCAGGCATCAACTACTCCTTCGGCCTCTGGACCGTGGGCTGGAACGCCCAGGACCAGTTCGGCTCCGCGTCCCGCCCGCACCTCGACCCGGCGCGCGCGGTCCGCAAGCTCGCCGAGCTCGGTGCCTGGGGCTTCACCTTCCACGACGACGACGTCGTCCCCTTCGGCTCGGACGACGCCACCCGCGACCGCCTGCTCGGCGAGGTGAAGACGGCCGCCGAGGAGAGTGGCATGACCATCGAGATGGTCACGACGAACCTCTTCGGGCACCCCGTGTTCAAGGACGGCGGTTTCACGTCGAACGACCGCTCCGTGCGTCGCTTCGCGCTCCGCAAGGTGCTCCGCAACATCGACCTCACCGCCGAGCTCGGCGCCAAGACCTTCGTCATGTGGGGCGGCCGCGAGGGATCCGAGTACGACGGCGCCAAGGACCTGCACGCCGCGCTCGAGCGCTACCGCGAGGGCATCGACCTCGTCGCCGGGTACATCAAGGAGAAGGGCTACGACATGCGCATCGCGCTCGAGCCCAAGCCCAACGAGCCCCGCGGAGACATCTTCCTCCCGACCATCGGCCACGCTCTCGGGTTCATCGCCCAGCTCGAGCACGGCGACATCGTCGGCCTCAACCCGGAGACCGGCCACGAGCAGATGGCCGGCCTCAACTACACGCACGGGCTCGCCCAGGCGCTGTGGTCGGACAAGCTCTTCCACATCGACCTCAACGGTCAGCGCTCGATCAAGTTCGACCAGGACCTCGTCTTCGGTCACGGAGACCTGCTGTCGGCCTTCTTCACGGTGGACCTCGTCGAGAACGGCTTCCCGGGGTCGCCCGACGCTCCTCGCTACACGGGTCCGCGCCACTTCGACTACAAGCCCTCGCGCACCGAGGTCGAGGCGGGCGTCTGGGACTCTGCGTCGGCCAACATGGAGATGTACGAGATGCTCGCCAAGAAGTCGGCTGCGTACCGCGCCGACCCCGAGGTGCAGGAGGCCTTCACGACCGCCGGCATCTTCGAGCTCGCCACGCCGACCCTCAACCCCGGCGAGACCGTCGACGAGCTCCTCGCCGACCGCTCGGCCTTCGAGGACTTCGACCCCGAGGCCGCCGCTGAGCGCGACTTCGGCTTCGTGCGCCTCAACCAGCTGGCCCTGCGCCACCTCATCGGCTGA
- a CDS encoding xylulokinase, translating into MADASSRPVLVAGVDSSTQSCKVVVRDARTGELVRSGSARHPEGTEVHPSAWWDAYLEAVEAAGGLDDVSALSVGGQQHGMVVLDADGEVVRPALLWNDTRSAGAATDLITELGERRGGSGEQAWADAIGTVPVASLTVTKLRWLAGAEPENAARVAAVCLPHDWLTWQISGAGGVPGGARDLSAITTDRSDASGTGYFSGTTDEYLPELLDLALGEGASERVSLPRVLGPAERAGVVERDGDAGSLVLGPGAGDNAAAALGLGMVAGDVAVSIGTSGVVSAIAVEPSADGSGLVAGFSDATGAFLPLACTLNASRVLDGAARVLGVDHDELSRLALSAPAGADGLVLVPYLEGERTPNRPDATGTLHGLTLGTMDPAHLARASVEGMLCALADGLDALVAQGAVASRVVLIGGGARSQAVREIAPQVFGVPVEVPEPGEYVADGAARQAAWVLSGAQGPPEWTATDGATEVYDAPATPVVRDQYAAVRDLV; encoded by the coding sequence ATGGCCGACGCGTCGTCGCGCCCGGTGCTGGTCGCCGGGGTCGACTCCTCGACCCAGTCCTGCAAGGTCGTCGTCCGTGACGCCCGCACCGGCGAGCTCGTGCGGTCCGGGTCGGCGCGCCACCCCGAGGGCACCGAGGTGCACCCCTCGGCCTGGTGGGACGCCTACCTCGAGGCCGTCGAGGCGGCCGGCGGGCTCGACGACGTCTCGGCGCTCTCCGTCGGCGGGCAGCAGCACGGCATGGTCGTGCTCGACGCCGACGGCGAGGTGGTCCGTCCCGCGCTGCTGTGGAACGACACCCGCTCCGCCGGCGCGGCGACCGACCTCATCACCGAGCTCGGCGAGCGGCGCGGTGGCTCGGGCGAGCAGGCGTGGGCCGACGCGATCGGCACCGTGCCGGTCGCCTCGCTCACCGTCACCAAGCTGCGCTGGCTCGCCGGTGCAGAGCCCGAGAACGCCGCCCGGGTGGCGGCCGTCTGCCTGCCGCACGACTGGTTGACGTGGCAGATCTCCGGGGCTGGCGGTGTGCCGGGGGGCGCCCGCGACCTCTCGGCGATCACCACGGACCGCTCGGACGCGTCGGGGACCGGGTACTTCTCGGGGACGACCGACGAGTACCTGCCCGAGCTCCTCGACCTCGCCCTCGGCGAGGGTGCGTCCGAGCGGGTGTCGCTCCCGCGGGTCCTCGGTCCCGCAGAGCGCGCGGGCGTCGTGGAGCGCGACGGTGACGCCGGCAGCCTGGTCCTCGGACCGGGTGCTGGGGACAACGCGGCCGCAGCCCTCGGGCTCGGGATGGTCGCGGGAGACGTCGCCGTGTCCATCGGGACGTCGGGGGTCGTCTCGGCGATCGCCGTCGAGCCGTCGGCCGACGGCTCGGGGCTCGTCGCAGGCTTCTCCGACGCGACCGGTGCGTTCCTGCCGCTCGCCTGCACGCTCAACGCGAGCCGGGTGCTCGACGGTGCGGCCCGTGTGCTCGGCGTCGATCACGACGAGCTGTCCCGGCTCGCGCTGTCCGCACCGGCCGGGGCCGACGGCCTCGTGCTCGTCCCGTACCTCGAGGGCGAGCGCACGCCGAACCGCCCCGACGCGACCGGGACGCTGCACGGCCTGACGCTCGGCACGATGGACCCCGCGCACCTCGCGCGGGCGTCGGTCGAGGGGATGCTGTGCGCCCTGGCGGACGGTCTCGACGCCCTCGTGGCGCAGGGTGCGGTCGCGAGCCGCGTGGTGCTCATCGGCGGGGGTGCGCGGTCGCAGGCGGTGCGGGAGATCGCACCGCAGGTGTTCGGCGTGCCCGTCGAGGTCCCCGAGCCGGGGGAGTACGTGGCCGACGGCGCCGCCCGCCAGGCTGCGTGGGTCCTCTCCGGAGCGCAGGGGCCTCCGGAGTGGACCGCGACGGACGGTGCGACCGAGGTCTACGACGCTCCCGCGACCCCGGTGGTCCGCGACCAGTACGCGGCGGTCCGCGACCTGGTCTGA
- a CDS encoding organic hydroperoxide resistance protein, with translation MDTLYSAEALATGDGRNGHVATPDGRLDMGLAIPKEMGGSGDGANPEQLFAAGYSACFHSALQSAAREAKVKITGSSVGARVNIGPLDNGGFGLSVALEVVIPEVPHDEAQALADRAHQICPYSNATRGNIEVTVSVVED, from the coding sequence ATGGACACCCTCTACTCCGCAGAAGCCCTCGCGACCGGCGACGGCCGCAACGGCCACGTCGCCACCCCGGACGGCCGCCTCGACATGGGCCTCGCGATCCCCAAGGAGATGGGCGGCTCCGGCGACGGCGCCAACCCCGAGCAGCTCTTCGCCGCCGGCTACTCCGCGTGCTTCCACTCGGCGCTGCAGTCGGCCGCCCGCGAGGCCAAGGTGAAGATCACCGGCTCGAGCGTCGGCGCCCGCGTCAACATCGGCCCGCTCGACAACGGCGGCTTCGGCCTGTCGGTCGCCCTCGAGGTCGTCATCCCCGAGGTCCCGCACGACGAGGCCCAGGCTCTCGCCGACCGCGCGCACCAGATCTGCCCGTACTCGAACGCGACGCGCGGCAACATCGAGGTCACGGTCTCCGTCGTCGAGGACTGA
- a CDS encoding MarR family winged helix-turn-helix transcriptional regulator, giving the protein MTTQPLPTDPGLLLDAQLCFRLYRSERAVLATYRELLADLGVTYPQYLVLLVLWETDGATVSHLGSRLALESGTLSPLLRRMEDAGLVSRTRSGDDERVVHVRLTEAGRDLRERAHGVPQDLWQRGGLDAGETAELARLLDRLSSNLAGAEPARDPAIDAAFGPAAVRT; this is encoded by the coding sequence ATGACCACGCAGCCGCTCCCGACAGACCCCGGGCTGCTCCTCGACGCCCAGCTCTGCTTCCGCCTGTACCGCAGCGAGCGCGCCGTCCTCGCGACCTACCGCGAGCTGCTCGCCGACCTCGGCGTCACGTACCCGCAGTACCTCGTGCTGCTCGTGCTCTGGGAGACCGACGGCGCCACCGTCTCCCACCTCGGCTCGCGCCTCGCGCTCGAGAGCGGCACGCTCTCGCCGCTGCTGCGCCGCATGGAGGACGCCGGTCTCGTGAGCCGCACGCGGTCCGGGGACGACGAGCGCGTGGTGCACGTGCGCCTCACCGAGGCGGGTCGCGACCTCCGCGAGCGCGCGCACGGCGTGCCGCAGGACCTGTGGCAGCGCGGCGGCCTCGACGCTGGCGAGACCGCCGAGCTCGCCCGCCTGCTCGACCGTCTGAGCAGCAACCTCGCCGGCGCAGAGCCAGCCCGAGACCCCGCGATCGACGCGGCCTTCGGGCCAGCGGCCGTGCGGACCTGA